A single window of Bombyx mori chromosome 9, ASM3026992v2 DNA harbors:
- the LOC101737610 gene encoding protein AAR2 homolog, with protein MDQETAKKLLVEGGTFVFLRVPSETQFGIDMQCWNTEEDFRGVKMIPPGLHYVHYSAVSKGTGDIAPRSGFMHYFHKKEFLVKMWDKKTEDLSKEEISDESIQRLKDNLFNLDRHLAPYPYEIWQKWKLLSSQITAELAAKLAPESGMIRASVELLSMTDAERPRGVKSSSSSISQENEKSPTKEDFSEEQIAGHSSAKRAKRITREEKEKSLLPDLKPVPGAAMRFTEIPQDKYPPDATPEEITKHYLDQSYSLELMIAQHNEPLHIIGELQFAYLCFLIGHSLEAFEHWKSLVILICSCDEAIHKYRSVFFHFIRTIEVQIEEMPEDFLADIVMNKNLVYKKLREFFRTAYVSKVDGRLLTMIERFKDNLTDKLQWDFTGLDADDEDERPVVVKLDDGTQ; from the exons ATGGATCAAGAAACAGCGAAAAAGCTGCTAGTGGAAGGGGGCACGTTTGTATTCTTGAGAGTCCCTTCAGAAACCCAGTTTGGCATCGATATGCAGTGCTGGAACACGGAGGAAGATTTTCGTGGCGTTAAAATGATTCCTCCAGGCTTACATTATGTTCATTACTCTGCTGTCAGTAAAGGTACTGGCGATATTGCACCTAG ATCTGGCTTCATGCATTACTTTCACAAAAAAGAATTTCTTGTGAAAATGTGGGACAAAAAAACTGAAGATTTGAGCAAGGAAGAGATCAGTGATGAGAGCATCCAACGTTTGaaagataatttatttaatttggacCGACATCTTGCTCCATATCCATATGAAATATGGCAGAAGTGGAAGTTACTGTCTTCACAGATCACTG CTGAACTAGCAGCAAAATTGGCACCAGAAAGTGGAATGATAAGAGCATCAGTTGAGCTTTTATCGATGACTGATGCAGAAAGACCAAGAGGAGTCAAGTCTTCATCTAGTTCAATAAGTCAGGAGAATGAAAAATCTCCCACTAAAGAGGATTTCAGTGAAGAACAGATTGCCGGACACTCAAGTGCTAAGAGAGCTAAAAGAATCACAAGGGAAGAGAAAGAAAAGTCATTGTTACCAGATTTGAAACCAGTTCCAG GAGCTGCTATGAGATTCACAGAAATACCTCAAGATAAATATCCACCGGATGCAACACCAGAGGAGATCACGAAACATTACTTAGATCAGTCATACTCATTAGAGCTCATGATAGCACAGCATAATGA acCTCTACACATCATAGGAGAACTGCAATTCGCATATTTGTGCTTTTTGATTGGGCACTCCCTAGAGGCTTTTGAGCACTGGAAGAGCCTCGTCATACTCATATGTTCGTGTGACGAGGCCATACACAAATACAGAAGTGTTTTCTTTCACTTCATTAGGACTATTGAGGTGCAAATCGAAGAGATGCCCGAAGATTTCTTAGCCGATATAGTGATGAataaaaatttagtatacaagaAACTCCGTGAGTTTTTCCGCACGGCTTACGTAAGCAAAGTCGACGGCAGACTTTTGACGATGATTGAACGCTTCAAAGATAACCTGACCGACAAATTGCAATGGGATTTCACTGGTCTAGA